A window of the Lactuca sativa cultivar Salinas chromosome 7, Lsat_Salinas_v11, whole genome shotgun sequence genome harbors these coding sequences:
- the LOC122194452 gene encoding disease resistance protein RPV1 — translation MASDSSAASLLNHTSCHDVFLSFRGEDTRNSFTDHLYAALERAGVRTFRDNDNIDRGQELKPEIDRAIKESRASIVVLSEKYANSRWCLDELLLILVQRRSFNHFVLPVFYHVDPSDVRN, via the coding sequence ATGGCGTCTGATTCATCTGCTGCTTCTCTGCTAAATCATACCAGCTGTCATGACGTTTTTTTAAGCTTTAGAGGTGAAGATACCCGTAATTCATTTACAGATCATCTGTACGCAGCTTTAGAACGAGCAGGAGTTCGCACTTTTAGGGATAATGATAATATCGACAGAGGTCAAGAACTGAAGCCAGAAATCGATAGAGCAATCAAAGAATCTAGGGCTTCGATAGTTGTATTATCAGAGAAGTATGCGAATTCCAGATGGTGCCTTGACGAGCTGCTGTTGATCCTTGTGCAAAGGCGGAGCTTTAATCATTTTGTTTTACCGGTGTTTTACCATGTCGATCCCTCAGATGTCAGGAACTAA
- the LOC111882266 gene encoding disease resistance protein RPV1, with translation MVWSISWSCKVHELELLNDDESLELLSSHAFGSKLPMEGFKELAVHLAQYCAGSPLALKVLGSSLFVDVGQPWKINSMLEVWRSALNSLNSLKGDLDCKIQGILQKSFDSLPHASNKELFLHIAFFFVGEYEGYVVKIMENDWHAKAGIRTLINRCLLTISPKKKLMMHQLLQEMARNIVLQESRDPAARSRVLQNDESYRLLSKGEGSETIEGLALDMYKLRKGRTSNPTTLKTASLATMDKLKFLKLKHVELKGSYKNFPELRWLCWSHCHLEKIPSGLLGSRLVAIDMRNGGLEKFEPPMVLNSMKILNLGWSINLVSVRHLSRLPNLETLILSFCFSLSLTHVCESIGCLKKLSLLDFRGCNHRGKVASNKKYENQLLVPLPDSLKVLFLSEQSPSFYNHMNFGSNLLMTPTNYTNLKMLRVLDVSRSQNIKSLLCLPSALQELYTSWCYSLEKITFQSARCRLRKFEYNFCKNLCEIQGFYKLVPLANLDEADLGHMKWIKAYHDTKVDLKDVDVFKFDWHMQVLYEYGTISTFLQGIKAQSLLTSEYMLSSASLSFRVPSSPEKCRIRGLNIIASYRFSDTLHEDEDTKWALFTKVSNTTKGLTWMYNPFIYDIPGTEEDVMWLSYWPLGNILDAGDEINVSIIVGDGWEVSRCGASLVFIDDDDEVELEYYKNYKKEEEVIGGDLSEFELTTGAYYLCRRDYFKSTTPTPDWLNMLVGDTLPHKVIDLQGWRKSIQTDYYF, from the exons ATGGTTTGGTCCATATCTTGGAGTTGCAAGGTGCacgaacttgaattgttgaatgaTGATGAATCATTAGAGCTTTTAAGTTCCCATGCATTTGGATCCAAACTTCCTATGGAAGGTTTCAAGGAGCTTGCAGTTCACTTAGCACAGTATTGTGCTGGAAGCCCGCTAGCTCTTAAAGTACTAGGCTCTTCTCTATTTGTCGATGTTGGCCAGCCATGGAAAATAAATAGCATGCTAGAGGTTTGGAGAAGTGCATTGAATTCACTGAATTCATTGAAAGGAGATCTTGATTGTAAAAtccaaggtatactacaaaagagcTTTGACTCATTACCACATGCCAGTAACAAAGAGTTGTTTCTGCATATTGCTTTTTTCTTTGTTGGTGAATATGAGGGTTATGTGGTAAAGATTATGGAGAATGACTGGCATGCAAAAGCTGGGATCAGGACCCTCATCAACAGATGCCTTCTTACCATCTCACCAAAGAAAAAACTGATGATGCATCAACTGCTTCAAGAGATGGCAAGAAACATAGTCCTTCAAGAGTCCAGAGATCCTGCAGCACGTAGTAGAGTCTTGCAAAATGATGAATCTTATCGTTTGTTGTCAAAAGGAGAG GGTTCAGAAACAATTGAAGGTCTAGCACTTGACATGTACAAGCTCAGGAAAGGGAGGACATCAAAT CCAACAACCCTTAAAACAGCTTCACTTGCAACAATGGACAAACTGAAATTTCTCAAGCTAAAACATGTGGAACTCAAGGGGTCCTACAAGAATTTTCCAGAGTTAAGATGGTTGTGCTGGAGTCATTGTCATTTGGAAAAAATACCCTCCGGCTTATTGGGTAGCAGGTTGGTAGCTATAGATATGAGAAATGGAGGGTTGGAAAAGTTTGAACCACCCATG GTTCTTAATTCGATGAAGATCCTAAATCTTGGATGGTCGATCAATCTTGTCAGTGTCCGCCATCTTTCCCGACTTCCTAATCTCGAGACTTTGATTCTCTCGTTCTGTTTCAGTCTCAGTCTGACTCATGTTTGTGAAAGCATTGGATGTCTTAAGAAGCTTTCTCTATTGGACTTTCGAGGGTGTAATCATCGTGGGAAGGTTGCATCGAATAAGAAGTACGAAAATCAACTGTTGGTCCCCTTGCCAGACTCGTTAAAGGTTTTGTTTTTAAGTGAACAGTCGCCATCCTTTTACAATCACATGAATTTTGGCAGTAATCTGTTAATGACCCCGACCAATTACACTAATCTTAAAATGCTTCGGGTACTTGATGTGAGTCGTTCTCAAAATATAAAGTCCCTCCTATGTCTCCCAAGTGCGCTACAAGAGTTGTATACATCTTGGTGTTATTCACTGGAGAAAATAACATTTCAATCAGCTCGGTGCCGATTACGGAAATTTGAATATAATTTCTGTAAAAACTTGTGTGAAATTCAAGGCTTTTACAAATTGGTGCCATTAGCAAATCTTGATGAAGCAGATTTGGGACATATGAAATGGATCAAAGCATATCATGATACTAAGGTGGACCTCAAAGATGTTGATGTCTTTAAATTTGATTGGCATATGCAG GTGCTGTATGAATATGGTACAATAAGCACATTCCTTCAAGGCATAAAGGCTCAAAGCTTGCTAACGTCTGAGTATATGTTATCATCCGCATCCTTATCCTTTCGTGTGCCTTCTTCTCCTGAGAAATGCAGGATCCGAGGATTAAACATAATCGCCTCATACAGATTTTCAGACACGTTACACGAGGATGAAGATACAAAATGGGCTTTGTTCACCAAAGTCAGCAATACAACCAAAGGCCTTACTTGGATGTATAACCCTTTTATCTATGACATTCCGGGAACTGAAGAAGATGTGATGTGGTTAAGCTATTGGCCCCTTGGGAACATATTAGACGCTGGTGATGAAATCAATGTGTCCATCATTGTAGGGGATGGATGGGAGGTAAGCAGGTGTGGTGCCAGccttgtgttcatagatgatgatgatgaagtggAGTTAGAATACTACAAAAATTACAAGAAAGAGGAAGAAGTTATTGGAGGAGATCTATCTGAATTTGAGCTCACTACAGGAGCCTACTATCTTTGTCGTCGCGATTACTTCAAGTCAACCACCCCTACCCCTGATTGGTTAAATATGCTAGTTGGTGATACCCTTCCACATAAAG TCATAGACTTACAAGGATGGAGAAAATCTATTCAGACAGACTACTATTTCTGA